The genome window TTGAAGATTTCCGAGTTCTCCCAGATTTCCCGGAAGGGGATTTCCTTCACGTTGCCGGCGGTACGGTGGAAATAGGAGCAGGGTTTCACGTTGCCGAAGCAATCGATCAGGCAGATGGTCTGGGCCGCGATGCACCCTTTACCGCCGCCGGTGGAGAAGGTCAGGGACCGGCGCTCGAACTTCACCCCCTCCTCCTTGGCCCGCATGGGGACCATCCGGTAGTAGTGGGGGGCGCAGGTGGGACGCATCAGGATCTCGTCCTCCAGCTTCTCCTGCTGGTAGTGCCACTCCAGAATCTCCTCATAGTCCTCCTTGGAGATGAGCTCGTTCATGATCTCCTCGCCCCGGCCAGTCGGGACGATCATGAACATGTACCATGCCGTGGCGCCCAGGCTCTTGGCCAGCTTGAAGGTGTTGGCGATATCGTGCTGGTTCCGCTTGGTAAAGGAAGAGTTGATGAGGAATTTCTGGCCGTTGCGCCGGAAAATCTCGGCGGCCCGCACCACCCCCTCGAATGCGCCGGGACACTGGCGAAAATCGTCGTGGACCGCGGCGCTGCTGCCGTCCAGGGAGAGGGACACCATCTTGATGTCTGCCTTCCTCATTTTGGCACAGATCTCGTCGGTGACCAGGGCGCCGTTGGTGGCCATGCACATGCGCAGGCCCAGGGATGTGCCATATTCGGCCAGCTCGAAGATATCCTGGCGCATGAGGGGCTCACCGCCCGAAAGGACAACAACCGGTTTCGAGAAATCAGCGATCTCCTTCAGGAGCTTCTTCCCCTCCTCGGTGGTGAAGTCGCCTTCGGAGGATGTCAGGTCAGAGGAACAGCGACAGTGGACGCACTTGAGGTTGCATTTCTGGGTGGTT of Geobacter anodireducens contains these proteins:
- a CDS encoding radical SAM/SPASM domain-containing protein — its product is MAEEFIPKWVAWETTQKCNLKCVHCRCSSDLTSSEGDFTTEEGKKLLKEIADFSKPVVVLSGGEPLMRQDIFELAEYGTSLGLRMCMATNGALVTDEICAKMRKADIKMVSLSLDGSSAAVHDDFRQCPGAFEGVVRAAEIFRRNGQKFLINSSFTKRNQHDIANTFKLAKSLGATAWYMFMIVPTGRGEEIMNELISKEDYEEILEWHYQQEKLEDEILMRPTCAPHYYRMVPMRAKEEGVKFERRSLTFSTGGGKGCIAAQTICLIDCFGNVKPCSYFHRTAGNVKEIPFREIWENSEIFKDLRNFKAYKGKCGECEFINVCGGCRARADAVYGDYLEEEPFCNYVPIRLQKKA